A DNA window from Brassica napus cultivar Da-Ae chromosome A4, Da-Ae, whole genome shotgun sequence contains the following coding sequences:
- the LOC106432782 gene encoding uncharacterized protein LOC106432782 — protein MTEIPSYTIENPIFEPTKVKKQYNIYSSFLPIILSIFTYIFIFYVLDVSPSSIFNNSKILFFVSNALVLIIAADYGAFAERENHDFYGEYTAATRSNTIENYKPENSGYEMGLAEEIKNRKTQEEEVRAKYIPRYLHHKDEEVPEKKLQVVSENIPRSKLIQKHEPTTEHNISNGETCKARKLVNPKPYRRSKSDKASSERHRREIKPRPKSYVRSKSDDSSKWMVVHKGQKKAHEEAEEKWENVREESEEFAKMSNEELNRRVEDFIQWFNRDIKRQSLV, from the coding sequence ATGACAGAAATACCCTCGTACACTATTGAAAACCCTATTTTCGAGCCTACAAAGGTTAAGAAACAATACAACATATACTCTTCGTTTCTCCCGATCATCTTATCGATATTCACCTACATTTTTATCTTCTACGTTCTTGACGTCTCTCCTTCATCGATCTTCAACAACTCAAAGATCTTGTTCTTTGTTTCAAACGCACTTGTTCTCATCATAGCGGCAGATTACGGTGCATTCGCTGAGAGAGAGAACCACGACTTCTACGGAGAATACACCGCCGCGACGAGAAGCAACACGATAGAAAACTATAAACCGGAAAACTCGGGCTATGAGATGGGTTTGGCCGAAGAAATCAAAAACCGTAagacacaagaagaagaagtcagagCGAAATATATACCACGTTACTTGCATCACAAGGACGAGGAAGTTCCTGAGAAAAAATTACAAGTCGTAAGCGAGAACATCCCGAGAAGCAAACTTATCCAAAAACACGAGCCAACGACTGAGCACAACATTAGTAATGGAGAAACTTGCAAAGCAAGAAAGCTagtgaaccctaaaccctacagAAGAAGCAAATCTGATAAAGCAAGCTCAGAACGTCATCGTCGAGAGATCAAACCTAGGCCTAAGAGTTACGTTCGAAGCAAGTCTGACGATAGCTCGAAATGGATGGTTGTTCACAAGGGCCAAAAGAAGGCTCATGAGGAGGCGGAGGAGAAGTGGGAGAATGTAAGAGAAGAATCTGAAGAATTCGCGAAGATGTCAAACGAGGAGTTGAACAGACGAGTCGAAGATTTCATCCAATGGTTCAACAGAGATATCAAACGACAAAGTTTAGTCTAa